Genomic DNA from Catellatospora sp. TT07R-123:
CCCGCCGAACCTGTCGACGAGGTCACGGCCGCGCGATGTTCAGCAGGACAGGTTGTTCCCGGCGGGCACGCCGAGGACGCCCACGAACTGCTGGTACTTGCTGACCCGGCTCTGCACCTGGCCGGGGTTGCCGCCGTTGCACTCCAGCGAGCCGTTGATGCTGCGGATCGTCTCACCGAAGCCGGCGCCGTTGACCATGGCGTTGTGCGGGGTCATGGTGCCCGGGCCGTTCTGCGTCATCCAGTACCAGATGCCGGTCTTCCAGGCGACCGAGGCGTCGGTCTCGACCAGCCACGGGTTGGTCAGCAGCGGCAGGCCGAGGGCGTTGCCCGCGGCGTTGTAGTTGAAGTTCCAGCTGAGCTGGATCGGGCCGCGGCCGTAGTAGGCGGCCTGCCCGGCCGGGCAGCCGTACGACTGGGTGTAGTCGCAGTAGTGGGGGTAGTTGGCGGTGTTCTGCTCGACGATGTAGACCAGCCCGCCGGTCTCGTGCGACACGTTGGCCAGGAACGCCGCGGCCTCCTGCTTGCGCACGGTGTCGCTGCCGGTGCCCGCGAACGCCGGGTAGGCGCTGAGCGCGGCCACCAGGCCGGAGTACGTATAGAACGAGTTGCGGCCCGGGAACATCTGGTTGAACTGGGCCTCGCTGACCACGAACCCGCCGGGGTTGGTCGGCGGCGTGCTCGCCGGGGGCTGGCCCCCGCAGGTGTACGGATCCCAGTACCAGGTGCTGATGATGGGATCGTAGCCGGGGTTGTCGTGCTCGGCGATGTAGTACTGGCCGTTGGTGTAGCGCACGACGGCACCGGTGGCATACCAGGTGCCCGCGGCCCAGTTCGGGTAGTTGCAGGTCGGCGGCTGCGACGGCGGCGTGCTGCCACCGCAGGAGCCGAGGTCCTGCCACACGCCGGAGGTGCCGGGCGGCACCTCGTTCTGGGTCCACCACTTGGCCTGGTAGTTGCGGCCGCTGTAGGACACCTGCATGCCACCGGTGTACACGGCCGAGGACTGCCACGGCGTCGCGCAGGCGGCGGCGGACGCCGCCGTCGTCGGGATGATCGCGATCAGTCCGCTCGCGACGGCCAGGGCCAGGGCTACCAGCAGGGAGCGCGTTCTCGACATGTGCTCACTCCTCTCCGGGGGAGGGTGCGGCCGGGACGGTCCGGCCGCCCATCGATAGGCGTGAGCGTAACATCTATATGGAAAGTTTCCTAATAATTCCTGAACGAACCCCACCCGCCGTCCAGGCCGGTCCCGGCGCGCGGACGTGGGATGCCACCATGGACCGATTCCTGAAACGATCGGCGTCGGCACGTACCACGCCGAGGGAGGGCCGCCGAGCGATGACCGGTGCTTCGGACCCAGCCAGGAAGAAGGCTGACGACCTCATCGCCGCCGCGCGGCGCAGCAGGGCACGCACCCTGGACCTGAGCTGGACCGAACTGGGGTCCGTCCCGGAGGGCGTCCGGGAGCTGACCGACCTCACCACCTTGAACCTGAGCCATACCAGACTGATCGCGCTGCCCGGCTGGCTGCGCGAGCTGGCCGGACTCACCACGCTCGTCCTCGACGGCAACGAACGCATGCACCTGCCGGACTGGCTGCCCGACCTGCCCAGGCTGACCTCGCTGGACCTGCGGCGCCAGCAGCTCACCTCGCTGCCCAGGGTTTTCGGCTACCTGACCGGCCTGGCACAGCTCCACCTGGACAGCAACCGGCTGAGCGAGCTGCCGCCATGGCTGGACCTGCTGACCGGGCTGACCACCCTCTCCGTACGCAACAACCAGCTGACCGCACTGCCAGCCGGCATCGGCAGGCTGACCGCGCTAACCACCCTGAACCTCGAACACAACCAGCTCGCCGAGCTGCCGGCCGGCATCGGCGCGATGACCGCGCTCACCACGCTGAACCTCGAACACAACCAGCTGACGGCGCTGCCGGAATCGATCGGACGGCTCACCGGACTGACCACGCTGGACCTGGAGCGCAACCAGCTGGCCGCACTGCCCGACAGCATCGGCGACCTGGCCGGGCTGACCGCCCTGGACCTCAGCTTCAACAGCCTCACCGCACTGCCCGGCACCACCGGCGGGCTGACCGGCCTGCTCACCCTGGACCTGCAGAGCAACCAGCTGCGGGAAC
This window encodes:
- a CDS encoding glycoside hydrolase family 19 protein; the encoded protein is MSRTRSLLVALALAVASGLIAIIPTTAASAAACATPWQSSAVYTGGMQVSYSGRNYQAKWWTQNEVPPGTSGVWQDLGSCGGSTPPSQPPTCNYPNWAAGTWYATGAVVRYTNGQYYIAEHDNPGYDPIISTWYWDPYTCGGQPPASTPPTNPGGFVVSEAQFNQMFPGRNSFYTYSGLVAALSAYPAFAGTGSDTVRKQEAAAFLANVSHETGGLVYIVEQNTANYPHYCDYTQSYGCPAGQAAYYGRGPIQLSWNFNYNAAGNALGLPLLTNPWLVETDASVAWKTGIWYWMTQNGPGTMTPHNAMVNGAGFGETIRSINGSLECNGGNPGQVQSRVSKYQQFVGVLGVPAGNNLSC